CATGCCCGTTGAAGCGCAGGCCTGCGGAACGCCGGTGCTGGCATACGGTAAAGGTGGGGCGCTGGATTCGGTCGTTGATCAAAAGACGGGATTGTTTTTTGACCGGCAGGAGGTGGCCTCCCTCATCGAATGCGTACAGCGGTTTGAGCGAACTGCCGACCGATTTGAACCAATTACCATACATCAACACGCTCAGGGCTTTAGCAACGAAAACTTTCGTTTTGCCTTTGAACAATATGTCACCGGTAAGATAAGAGAAGGCTTTACAAGAAGCTAGACTCTTTAACTATCTGATTATTAAATAGAACTATCACAGGAATTAAGTTATTAATTTTCCCTTAGGATAAAAAATGACTTATTTTTCAATAATTTTCTACGGAAAATCGTACAAATAGGGTGAACTTAGAGTTAATGGACCGGGTTTGCCCCAGCCAGTGATCTCTTTATAATAAGTGTCTTTCATTTGTTACGGAATCCAGGGGGAGCGGTTTGGCAGACGAATAAGTCTGTCTTTGTATAAGCCGTTCCAAACGAATTACTTATGAAACACCGATTTTCTTTTCTACTGCGACCATTCAGCGCAACGATGGATATTATTTTCCTCGATATCTGCTTTGCGCTGGCCTACCGGCTGAAATTTGGTACAACGGAATCCCTCTTTGAAGTACCTTACGTAACGCTCTTTTGGTTTATAAACGCAGCCTGGTTACTGATTTTATTACTCAACAAGCCTTATAATTTTTCCCGTCTGACCTTTACGATCCAGAACCTGCTGGTGGATCTGGCAAAATTAATTGGACTGCATATTGCGCTGGTTTCGGTTTTCTGGGTATTCACGAAAGGCGGCTACTCCTATTCCCGAGAGCAGCTTTTGCTCACCTATGTTCTGTTTCTCTGTGCCGGTTCGCTCTGGCGTTCGGTTGTCCTGATTCTGCTAAAAGTATACCGGGCCATGGGTTACAATACCCGACGATTTGTCGTGGTGGGGTATGGGCCGCTCTCCCGGAGTATTCAGACGTTCTATCAGATGTACCCGGAGATCGGCTTCAAGTTCTACGGTTACTTTGATAAAATGACCCCCGACAACGCTTCCTCGCTGCGGGGCGATTATAGTTACTTGAAGGATTACATCGTTCGCAACGAAATTGACTGCGTGTACTGCTGTTTGCCTTACATTGATACCGAACAGCTGCGCGACATCATGAACTTTTCGGAAGAAGCGAAGTATCAGGTCAAACTGATCGTCGATTTTAAAGGCTTCCTGACAAAAGGGGTTACGGTTGAATACCACGATGTTCAGCCGGTAATCAGCATGTCTACGCACTATCTAGATGACTTGCGGGTCAATCTGTTCAAGCGGACCTTTGACGTATTTTTCTCGGCGGGTGTTCTTTCGCTGGGTGCGCCGTTGTTCATGGTTATCGCCGTAATCACCAAACTCAGCTCGAAAGGGCCGGTATTTTATTCCCAGGAGCGAATCGGCAAATGGGGAAAACCGTTCCGCATTTACAAATTTCGCAGCATGTATCCCGATGCCGAACAAGGCGGCCCGGCCCTTTCAGCAGGCAATAAAGATCATCGGATTACCCCCTGGGGCCAGTTCATGCGTAAAACCCGGCTTGACGAAATTCCCCAGTTCTACAATGTTCTGCGGGGTGATATGTCGGTGGTCGGCCCGCGCCCGGAACGGCAGTATTTTATCAACCAGATCATCGAAAAATCGCCTGAATACAAGTATTTATTAATGGTTAAACCCGGAATTACTTCCGTTGGGCAGATCAAATTTGGCTACGCCGAGAACGTGGAGGAGATGGTTCAGCGCCTGTGGTACGATCTTGAATACCTACAGAACGTTTCTTTTTCTACCGACGTCTGGCTAATCTTCCAAACCGTTCGGGTAATGATGCAGGGCCGGGGGAAATAAACTTGTATAAGGTATTGAATATGAATATAAAAGCCGGATTAGTATATTTTTTAGTCTGCTGTTTTTGTAATCCGGTTGTTGCTCAGCGAGCTTATTTTCCTAAAACAACTCGGTATGATTTCCAGGTAGGCGCCTACCTTTCATCGGGCGAACGCACTCCCTTCTGGCTGAGAGCTAATCAGTTCGGCATCGTCCCGACCACGACGCCCGCCGGAACGCTCCGGCTCGGCGTTTCTTCGGATTACGGCAAACCCGTATTAGACAGTGGTAACATTCGTCAGAAGAAGTTTGACTGGGGATACGGGGTTGAAGTTGTGGGGAATGCGGCTACAAATTCCAAGTTGCTGCTTCCGGAAGCCTACGTAAAGGCCCGCTTTGGACGGATCGAGCTGTTCGCCGGGCGTCGTCGGAACGTTTACGGTTTGGTCGATACGACGCTGACCTCGGGTTCCTACATCTGGTCGGGCAATACGCTGCCCATTCCTGTGATTCAGATC
This Larkinella insperata DNA region includes the following protein-coding sequences:
- a CDS encoding exopolysaccharide biosynthesis polyprenyl glycosylphosphotransferase, yielding MKHRFSFLLRPFSATMDIIFLDICFALAYRLKFGTTESLFEVPYVTLFWFINAAWLLILLLNKPYNFSRLTFTIQNLLVDLAKLIGLHIALVSVFWVFTKGGYSYSREQLLLTYVLFLCAGSLWRSVVLILLKVYRAMGYNTRRFVVVGYGPLSRSIQTFYQMYPEIGFKFYGYFDKMTPDNASSLRGDYSYLKDYIVRNEIDCVYCCLPYIDTEQLRDIMNFSEEAKYQVKLIVDFKGFLTKGVTVEYHDVQPVISMSTHYLDDLRVNLFKRTFDVFFSAGVLSLGAPLFMVIAVITKLSSKGPVFYSQERIGKWGKPFRIYKFRSMYPDAEQGGPALSAGNKDHRITPWGQFMRKTRLDEIPQFYNVLRGDMSVVGPRPERQYFINQIIEKSPEYKYLLMVKPGITSVGQIKFGYAENVEEMVQRLWYDLEYLQNVSFSTDVWLIFQTVRVMMQGRGK